From a single Planctellipticum variicoloris genomic region:
- a CDS encoding amidohydrolase family protein produces MTRREALAAGATAMTVAGLTPSLFAQDAAAGWIDAHSHIWPPTADKYPLTAGQTVKDLNPPSFTDDELMAIAGPEGVTRVVLIQHSVYHLFDNSYLIDAVKRHPKRFRIVGMVDDHQPGAGAAAKKLLPLGVTGFRITPFIRKEDQQARWLDTPGMHEMWKTGGETRQAMCCLINPDQLPGVDRMCEKYPDTPVVIDHFARIGVDGQMRDADLDKLCRLARHKHASVKISAYYALGQKQPPHLELIPMIKRLYDVFGPSRLMWASDAPYQVQGENNYKASISLVRDKLDFITPADRDWLLRKTAERVFFFT; encoded by the coding sequence ATGACGCGACGCGAAGCCCTCGCCGCCGGAGCAACCGCCATGACCGTGGCCGGTCTGACCCCCTCCCTCTTCGCTCAGGACGCAGCCGCTGGCTGGATCGACGCCCACTCGCACATCTGGCCCCCCACCGCCGACAAGTACCCGCTCACTGCCGGCCAGACCGTCAAGGATCTCAACCCCCCCAGCTTCACCGACGACGAGCTGATGGCGATCGCCGGCCCCGAAGGGGTCACCCGCGTCGTGCTGATTCAGCACTCGGTCTACCACCTGTTCGACAATTCCTACCTGATCGACGCCGTCAAGCGGCACCCGAAACGCTTCCGCATCGTCGGCATGGTGGACGACCATCAGCCCGGCGCCGGCGCGGCCGCGAAGAAACTCCTGCCCCTCGGCGTCACCGGCTTCCGCATCACCCCCTTCATCCGCAAGGAGGACCAGCAGGCCAGGTGGCTCGACACCCCGGGCATGCACGAAATGTGGAAGACCGGCGGCGAAACCCGCCAGGCCATGTGCTGCCTGATCAACCCCGACCAGCTCCCGGGCGTCGATCGGATGTGCGAAAAGTACCCGGACACGCCGGTGGTGATCGACCACTTCGCCCGCATCGGCGTCGACGGCCAGATGCGCGACGCCGACCTCGACAAGCTTTGCCGCCTGGCCCGCCACAAGCACGCCAGCGTCAAGATTTCAGCATACTACGCGCTCGGGCAGAAGCAGCCGCCCCACCTGGAGCTGATCCCCATGATCAAACGGCTCTACGACGTCTTCGGCCCCAGCCGGCTGATGTGGGCCAGCGATGCTCCCTACCAGGTCCAGGGCGAGAACAACTACAAAGCCTCGATCAGCCTCGTCCGCGACAAGCTGGACTTCATTACCCCCGCCGACCGCGACTGGCTCCTCCGCAAAACCGCCGAACGAGTGTTCTTCTTCACGTAG
- a CDS encoding PSD1 and planctomycete cytochrome C domain-containing protein — MSCSIRRTILVGSLLLGPAGSLTADDTLQFNRDIRPILSANCFQCHGFDGKARQAELRLDIPDGAFTEHDGHVAIKPGQPDASEVWKRISSTDKDTVMPPPDSHKELKPAEKELLRRWIEQGAGYQKHWAFEAPVRHPEPTVKNEGWVRNPIDRFVLARLEREGLAPQPEADRATLIRRVAFTLTGLPPTPAEVAKFEADQAPDAYEKMVESYFQSPRHGEEMARHWLDVARYADTHGLHLDNEREMWAYRDWVIRAFNANQPFDQFTIDQLAGDLLPQPSLDQLIATGFNRCNVTTSEGGSIEAEFLYRYAVDRASTTVQTWLGLTGGCAVCHDHKFDPLTSKEFYSLYAFFYSSADPAMDRNVRDTNPFQSLATAEQLKELQQRKDSEAAARAKLDQFLTGLSHVDPADASPPLPPATFEDIWFDDHFPASARITSESRNNPTWSTGPEVAAPLGWRALRQASAVNYDDKFDNPTQSLVIPDQGRISVWVKLDPFEPPDTLMLELTAGKGTRRALWGNAEKLGSGEIGKPGRLRIGDLPPRGHWTRLEVSTAQLDLPPGDTVRIVALAQYGGIVEWDGLTITGELKPADDPRASFRKWWTTRTGQDTHGVPGDLKDVLKNGPEKEATPEQKAALLKFYLREIARPTTPEWQALANDAEATLASRITFEDQIPGTFIFKDLAEPRDAFIMLRGQYDKPGEKVEPGVPAIFPPLKPAEGQTRLNRLDLARWLVSPEQPATARVTVNRFWQQVFGTGLVKTSDDFGSQGEPPSHPELLDWLALWYPEHGWDTRELLRLMVHSATFRQQATTLPEVFAHDPENRLLARGARLRLEAEQVRDNALFVSGLINLQMGGRGVKPYQPPNIWEPVGYANSNTRFFLQDHGPDLYRRSVYCFLKRTAPPPFMSNFDGPNREQFCTRRERSNTPLQALQLLNDIQHFEAARAFAHRLIREGGETPESRIRFGWQAVLSRSPDAQELQLVTQAFERARQRFAAAPDDAAQAVRVGESPVPTDVPATELAAWTIVANLLLNLDETVNRN, encoded by the coding sequence ATGTCCTGTTCGATTCGACGCACGATCCTCGTCGGCAGTCTGCTCCTCGGGCCGGCCGGTTCATTGACCGCCGACGACACGCTGCAGTTCAACCGCGACATCCGCCCGATCCTCTCGGCGAACTGTTTCCAGTGCCACGGCTTCGACGGCAAAGCCCGGCAGGCCGAGCTCCGGCTCGATATCCCCGACGGAGCCTTCACCGAGCACGACGGTCATGTCGCCATCAAGCCAGGACAACCAGACGCCAGCGAAGTCTGGAAGCGGATCTCGTCGACCGACAAAGACACGGTCATGCCGCCCCCCGATTCGCACAAGGAACTGAAACCCGCCGAGAAGGAGCTCCTCCGCCGCTGGATCGAGCAGGGGGCCGGCTATCAGAAGCACTGGGCCTTCGAAGCGCCGGTCCGGCATCCGGAACCGACCGTCAAGAACGAGGGCTGGGTTCGCAATCCCATCGACCGCTTCGTGCTGGCTCGTCTGGAACGGGAAGGTCTCGCGCCGCAGCCGGAAGCCGACCGCGCCACGCTGATCCGCCGCGTCGCCTTCACATTGACCGGCTTGCCCCCCACGCCTGCCGAAGTGGCGAAGTTCGAGGCCGATCAGGCCCCCGACGCCTACGAGAAAATGGTCGAGTCGTACTTCCAGTCTCCGCGCCATGGTGAAGAGATGGCCCGCCACTGGCTCGACGTCGCCCGCTACGCCGACACCCACGGCCTGCATCTCGACAACGAACGGGAAATGTGGGCCTACCGTGACTGGGTGATCCGCGCCTTCAATGCCAACCAGCCGTTCGACCAGTTTACGATCGACCAGCTCGCCGGCGATCTGCTCCCGCAGCCGAGCCTCGATCAGCTCATCGCCACCGGCTTCAATCGCTGCAACGTGACCACCAGCGAAGGGGGCTCGATCGAGGCGGAATTTCTGTATCGCTACGCCGTCGATCGCGCCAGCACGACGGTCCAGACCTGGCTGGGACTGACGGGCGGTTGCGCCGTCTGCCACGATCACAAGTTCGACCCGCTCACGTCGAAAGAATTCTACTCGCTCTACGCCTTCTTCTACAGTTCGGCCGACCCGGCGATGGATCGCAATGTCCGCGATACGAATCCGTTCCAGTCACTGGCGACCGCCGAGCAACTGAAGGAGCTGCAGCAACGGAAAGACAGCGAGGCTGCGGCCCGGGCGAAGCTCGATCAGTTCCTGACCGGTCTGTCCCACGTCGATCCGGCCGATGCCAGCCCGCCGTTGCCCCCCGCCACGTTTGAAGACATCTGGTTCGACGATCACTTCCCGGCGAGCGCCCGCATCACCAGCGAGTCCCGCAACAACCCCACCTGGTCGACCGGCCCGGAGGTTGCCGCTCCGCTCGGCTGGCGGGCCTTGCGGCAGGCCAGCGCCGTCAACTACGACGATAAGTTCGACAACCCCACCCAGTCGCTAGTCATTCCCGATCAGGGCCGGATCTCGGTCTGGGTGAAGCTCGACCCGTTCGAGCCTCCCGACACGCTGATGCTGGAGCTGACCGCAGGGAAGGGGACCCGCCGGGCTCTCTGGGGGAATGCCGAGAAACTCGGCAGCGGCGAGATTGGCAAGCCCGGCCGGTTACGCATCGGTGACCTCCCGCCCCGCGGCCACTGGACCCGCCTTGAAGTCTCCACCGCCCAGCTCGATCTCCCGCCGGGCGACACCGTCCGCATCGTGGCCCTGGCGCAGTATGGCGGAATCGTCGAGTGGGACGGACTCACCATCACCGGCGAGCTGAAACCGGCCGACGACCCGCGGGCCTCCTTTCGCAAGTGGTGGACCACCCGGACCGGTCAGGACACGCACGGCGTGCCCGGTGATCTGAAAGACGTCCTCAAGAACGGTCCGGAGAAGGAAGCCACGCCCGAACAGAAGGCTGCGCTGCTGAAGTTCTACCTCCGCGAAATCGCCCGGCCGACGACTCCCGAATGGCAGGCGCTGGCCAACGACGCCGAGGCCACTCTGGCCAGCCGGATCACGTTCGAGGACCAGATTCCCGGCACGTTCATCTTCAAGGATCTCGCGGAGCCGCGCGACGCATTTATCATGCTGCGCGGCCAGTACGACAAGCCGGGCGAAAAGGTCGAGCCGGGCGTCCCCGCCATCTTCCCGCCGCTCAAGCCCGCCGAAGGCCAGACCCGGCTCAACCGCCTCGATCTCGCCCGCTGGCTGGTCTCTCCCGAACAGCCGGCGACTGCTCGTGTCACCGTCAATCGGTTCTGGCAGCAGGTCTTCGGGACCGGGCTGGTCAAAACCAGCGACGACTTCGGTTCGCAGGGTGAACCTCCCAGCCATCCCGAGCTCCTCGACTGGCTGGCGCTCTGGTATCCGGAACACGGTTGGGATACCCGCGAACTCCTCCGCCTGATGGTTCACTCTGCGACCTTCCGCCAGCAGGCGACGACGCTTCCTGAAGTCTTCGCTCACGACCCCGAAAATCGCCTGCTCGCCCGCGGCGCCCGCCTCCGGCTGGAAGCCGAGCAGGTCCGCGACAACGCCCTGTTCGTCAGCGGATTGATCAACCTCCAGATGGGCGGTCGAGGCGTGAAGCCCTATCAGCCGCCGAACATCTGGGAACCGGTCGGCTACGCCAACAGCAACACGCGATTCTTCCTGCAGGATCACGGCCCGGACCTCTACCGCCGGAGCGTCTACTGCTTCCTGAAACGGACCGCCCCGCCGCCGTTCATGAGCAACTTCGACGGTCCCAATCGCGAACAGTTCTGCACCCGTCGCGAACGGAGCAATACCCCGCTGCAGGCCCTGCAGCTTCTGAACGACATCCAGCACTTCGAGGCCGCCCGGGCCTTCGCGCATCGCCTGATCCGCGAAGGTGGCGAGACTCCGGAATCACGAATCCGCTTCGGCTGGCAGGCCGTCCTCTCCCGCTCTCCGGACGCCCAAGAGCTGCAACTGGTCACTCAGGCGTTTGAACGCGCCCGTCAGCGCTTTGCCGCCGCCCCGGACGACGCGGCCCAGGCCGTCCGGGTTGGAGAATCGCCCGTGCCGACCGACGTCCCCGCGACCGAACTCGCCGCCTGGACCATCGTCGCCAACCTCCTCCTCAACCTCGACGAAACCGTCAACCGAAATTGA
- a CDS encoding THUMP-like domain-containing protein, whose translation MAFANGPRLREDAGFIARRILHTPPSGLPTISVPPLPAEIDQSPECHLLRRLRATPDLLARVVAGRGGSTELAWQKTLRRDFSDDLVRAAIGLVELRQRATAKFSRAAEMWFDRQGLEQSTSELVARHKAQRFTGPVTDLCCGIGSDSIALAAGHPVTAVDLNPETLLRMAWNAEVQGVRERITPVCADILALTDFSGLVHIDPDRRPGSAGRVSRIEDYVPPLEWLQTLRDRVEGGAIKVGPASNFGGKFPDAEVELISLHGECKEATIWFGSLASSAPFRATVLPAGATLAGHPLDAAAPRSGTLQYVYDPDPAVVRAGMVDLCAEQLGLSRLDDAEEYLTSAEPVDSPFVHRFEVLADLPNNDRDLRAFLRSTRVASVEIKCRHIPVQAEALRRKLPLVPKGESLAVIFARVAGKARILVARRQS comes from the coding sequence GTGGCGTTTGCAAACGGACCCCGACTCAGGGAGGATGCCGGATTCATTGCGCGAAGGATTCTTCACACCCCGCCGTCAGGACTGCCGACCATCTCTGTTCCACCGCTTCCTGCTGAAATCGACCAATCTCCCGAATGCCACCTGCTTCGCCGCCTGCGGGCAACCCCGGACCTGCTGGCCCGTGTCGTCGCCGGACGCGGGGGATCCACCGAGCTCGCCTGGCAGAAAACGCTCCGCCGCGACTTCTCCGACGACCTCGTCCGCGCCGCCATCGGCCTCGTCGAGCTCCGCCAGCGCGCGACCGCAAAATTCAGCCGCGCCGCCGAGATGTGGTTCGACCGCCAGGGCCTGGAGCAGAGCACCTCCGAACTCGTCGCCCGTCATAAAGCCCAACGGTTCACCGGACCGGTGACCGACCTCTGCTGCGGTATCGGCAGCGATTCGATCGCCCTGGCCGCCGGTCACCCGGTGACCGCGGTCGATCTCAACCCGGAGACGCTCCTCCGGATGGCCTGGAACGCCGAAGTCCAAGGCGTCCGCGAACGGATCACTCCCGTCTGCGCCGATATTCTGGCACTGACCGACTTTTCCGGGCTGGTCCACATCGACCCCGACCGTCGACCGGGTTCGGCCGGCCGGGTCTCCCGCATCGAAGACTACGTCCCGCCCCTGGAATGGCTGCAGACCTTGCGGGATCGAGTCGAAGGGGGCGCCATCAAGGTCGGCCCCGCCAGCAACTTCGGCGGCAAATTTCCCGACGCCGAAGTCGAATTGATCAGCCTCCACGGCGAATGCAAAGAAGCCACCATCTGGTTCGGCAGCCTGGCAAGTTCCGCTCCGTTCCGGGCGACGGTCCTCCCCGCCGGCGCGACGCTGGCCGGACATCCGCTCGACGCCGCCGCGCCGCGGAGCGGCACGCTGCAGTACGTCTACGACCCCGATCCCGCCGTCGTCCGCGCGGGGATGGTCGACTTGTGCGCCGAACAACTGGGATTGTCGCGGCTCGACGACGCCGAGGAGTATCTCACCTCCGCCGAGCCGGTCGACTCCCCCTTCGTCCATCGGTTCGAAGTCCTCGCCGACCTGCCGAACAACGACCGGGATCTGCGGGCGTTTCTGCGGTCCACGCGGGTCGCGTCGGTGGAAATCAAATGCCGCCACATTCCGGTGCAGGCCGAAGCGCTGCGCCGCAAGCTGCCGCTGGTTCCCAAGGGAGAGTCCCTCGCCGTGATCTTCGCCCGCGTCGCCGGCAAAGCCCGCATTCTGGTCGCCCGTCGCCAGTCCTGA
- a CDS encoding Gfo/Idh/MocA family protein, translating to METTNGPLNRKLRMALVGGGQGAFIGRVHATAAVLDNRASLVAGALSSDPARAKASAPAYDIPESRAYGSVTELIQKELALPADQRIDFVTVATPNHTHFAIARAAAEAGFNVVCDKPMTFDLQEAEQLQQVVEKSGVVFALSHNYTGYPLVRQAREMILAGELGEIQAVRSNYIQGWLRTRLESSEQKQAKWRTDPKMSGAAGCFGDIATHAYNLARYITNLTPGDVSCHLKAFEPGRKLDDYGCAVIRFANGGLGTVTASQISHGRENDLFIEVDGTKGALEWHQEEPNKLIVRRNGEAHRIYTRNGGPYILPLSAASSRLPAGHPEAFFEAFANIYRFAYDDMAKRAVGESFATRDTIYPNVYDGVEGMYFIQQCVASSSENGAWLPLKHPAAR from the coding sequence ATGGAAACGACGAACGGCCCCCTCAACCGCAAACTTCGCATGGCCCTCGTCGGAGGTGGTCAGGGCGCGTTTATCGGCCGCGTCCACGCCACCGCCGCAGTCCTCGATAACCGCGCCTCCCTCGTCGCCGGCGCTCTCTCGTCCGACCCCGCCCGCGCCAAGGCTTCCGCACCCGCCTACGACATCCCGGAAAGCCGCGCCTACGGGTCCGTTACCGAGCTGATCCAGAAGGAATTGGCGCTCCCCGCCGATCAGCGGATCGATTTCGTCACCGTCGCCACCCCCAACCACACCCATTTCGCCATCGCCAGGGCCGCCGCCGAGGCCGGCTTCAATGTCGTCTGCGACAAGCCGATGACCTTCGATCTCCAGGAGGCCGAACAGCTCCAGCAGGTCGTCGAAAAGTCGGGCGTCGTCTTCGCGCTGTCGCACAACTACACCGGCTATCCGCTGGTCCGCCAGGCCCGCGAAATGATCCTCGCCGGCGAACTGGGCGAAATTCAGGCCGTCCGCTCCAACTACATTCAGGGCTGGCTCCGCACCCGGCTCGAATCGTCCGAACAGAAGCAGGCCAAATGGCGCACCGACCCCAAAATGTCCGGCGCCGCCGGCTGCTTCGGCGACATCGCCACGCACGCCTACAACCTGGCCCGCTACATCACGAATCTCACCCCCGGCGACGTCTCCTGTCACCTCAAGGCCTTTGAGCCCGGCCGGAAGCTCGACGACTACGGGTGCGCCGTGATCCGGTTCGCCAACGGCGGACTCGGTACCGTCACCGCCAGCCAGATTTCGCACGGCCGCGAAAACGACCTGTTCATCGAAGTCGACGGCACCAAGGGCGCCCTCGAATGGCATCAGGAAGAGCCGAACAAGCTCATCGTCCGCCGGAACGGCGAAGCCCACAGGATCTACACCCGCAACGGCGGACCATACATTCTGCCTCTCTCCGCAGCCTCGTCGCGGCTCCCCGCCGGTCACCCCGAGGCTTTCTTTGAAGCCTTCGCCAACATCTACCGGTTCGCCTACGACGACATGGCAAAGCGGGCGGTCGGCGAGTCGTTCGCAACGCGCGATACGATCTACCCGAACGTCTACGACGGCGTCGAAGGGATGTACTTTATTCAGCAGTGCGTCGCCTCCAGCAGCGAAAACGGCGCCTGGCTCCCCCTGAAACATCCTGCGGCGCGGTAG
- the prfB gene encoding peptide chain release factor 2 (programmed frameshift) codes for MDQELQGKARQLIARILHLRDSLDWAGKKTRATEIGELMAAAGFWDNQDRAQPLMDELRQLNASLKPINELIAGSDDLEAMLELAAEDDSGEAEQEIAAALPDLETKFAAVELQAMLAQPEDSLSAYLYVQAGEGGTDASDWAQMLLRMYERWAEERGFQTELLDISPAEEAGIRNASIAIRGPYVFGLLKGETGVHRLIRISPFDGAGRRQTSFAAVDVVPEFDDNFTIDIDWSQDVREDVARAGGAGGQHVNKTESAVQLTHLATGLSVRCQNERSQHKNRATARKMLTAKLYQMERDRRDAEKAAKRGQKSKIGFGGETVRNYVLHPDSYVKDNRSGLKTSQPQAMLDGKIDPFLEAYLRWSLDQPAE; via the exons ATGGACCAGGAACTACAGGGCAAAGCCCGCCAGTTGATCGCCCGCATTCTCCATCTCCGAGACTCTCTT GACTGGGCTGGCAAGAAAACTCGCGCCACCGAAATCGGAGAACTGATGGCCGCCGCCGGCTTCTGGGATAACCAGGACCGCGCCCAGCCATTGATGGACGAACTGCGACAGCTCAACGCCAGTCTCAAGCCGATCAATGAGCTCATTGCCGGCTCCGATGATCTCGAAGCGATGCTGGAACTCGCCGCCGAGGACGACTCCGGCGAGGCCGAACAGGAAATCGCCGCCGCTCTGCCGGATCTCGAAACGAAGTTCGCCGCTGTCGAGCTGCAGGCCATGCTGGCGCAGCCCGAAGACTCGTTGTCAGCCTACCTCTACGTGCAGGCCGGGGAAGGGGGAACCGACGCCTCCGACTGGGCGCAGATGCTGCTCCGCATGTACGAGCGCTGGGCCGAGGAACGGGGCTTCCAGACCGAGCTGCTCGATATCTCCCCCGCCGAAGAAGCCGGCATCCGGAACGCCTCGATCGCCATCCGCGGACCCTACGTCTTCGGATTGCTCAAGGGCGAAACCGGCGTCCATCGGCTGATCCGCATCAGCCCGTTCGACGGCGCCGGCCGGCGGCAGACGTCGTTCGCCGCCGTCGATGTGGTCCCGGAGTTCGACGACAACTTCACAATCGACATCGACTGGTCCCAGGATGTCCGCGAAGACGTCGCCCGGGCCGGCGGCGCCGGCGGACAACACGTCAACAAGACCGAATCGGCCGTCCAGCTCACCCACCTGGCGACCGGACTGTCGGTCCGCTGCCAGAACGAACGGAGCCAGCACAAAAACCGGGCCACCGCCCGGAAGATGCTGACCGCAAAGCTCTACCAGATGGAACGCGATCGCCGGGATGCCGAAAAAGCCGCCAAACGGGGCCAGAAGTCCAAAATCGGCTTTGGCGGCGAAACGGTCCGCAACTACGTCCTCCATCCGGACTCGTACGTGAAGGACAACCGCTCCGGCCTCAAGACCAGCCAGCCCCAGGCCATGCTCGACGGCAAGATCGACCCGTTCCTCGAAGCCTACCTCCGCTGGAGCCTCGACCAGCCCGCAGAATAG
- a CDS encoding DUF1501 domain-containing protein, which produces MHPIFENQLALTRRQFFGNSGMRLGGAALGMLAAQSASTRPAAAADTGSQMFPALPGLPHFTPRAKSVIYLHMNGGPSQLDLWDYKPGLKEHFDADLPDSIRQGQRITTMTSGQKRLPVAPSKFAFTQHGECGRWVSELLPHTAKVVDDIALVKSVYTNAINHDPACTFVMTGSEVPGKPSLGSWVSYGLGSVSNDLPSFVVLTPTWSSSAAAQALFTRMWSSGFLASRYTGVALRSQGDPVLYLQNPPGIRPSDRRAMLDTLAALNEKTYARFGDPETQTRIAQYEMAFRMQSSVPELVDLSGETKATLEMYGPEVQVPGTFAASTLLARRMIERGVRVVQLLHRGWDQHGNLPDNISAQCRDTDQPIYALLTDLKQRGLLDSTLVVWGGEFGRTVYSQGTLTKENYGRDHHPKNFCMWMAGGGIKGGISYGETDDFSYNVVDKPAHVNDLNATVLDCLGIDHERFTYKFQGLEQRLTGVESPHVIKDLLL; this is translated from the coding sequence ATGCATCCGATCTTCGAGAATCAGCTCGCACTGACCCGACGTCAGTTCTTCGGCAATTCGGGGATGCGTCTCGGCGGCGCAGCGCTCGGGATGCTGGCCGCTCAATCCGCGAGCACCCGTCCTGCCGCGGCGGCCGACACGGGATCGCAAATGTTCCCCGCGCTGCCGGGGCTGCCGCACTTTACGCCGCGGGCGAAGTCAGTCATCTATCTGCACATGAATGGCGGCCCGTCGCAGCTCGATCTGTGGGACTACAAGCCGGGCCTCAAGGAGCACTTCGATGCCGACCTCCCCGACAGTATCCGTCAGGGCCAGCGGATCACCACGATGACCAGCGGCCAGAAACGGCTGCCGGTCGCCCCCTCGAAATTCGCCTTCACCCAGCATGGCGAATGCGGTCGGTGGGTCAGCGAACTGCTGCCGCACACGGCCAAAGTGGTCGACGACATCGCCCTGGTGAAGTCCGTCTACACGAACGCCATTAACCACGACCCCGCCTGCACCTTCGTGATGACTGGCAGCGAAGTCCCCGGCAAACCCAGCCTGGGTTCCTGGGTGTCGTACGGGCTCGGCAGCGTCAGCAACGACCTGCCGTCGTTCGTGGTCCTCACGCCCACCTGGTCCTCCAGCGCCGCCGCCCAGGCCCTCTTCACCCGCATGTGGAGCAGCGGCTTCCTGGCGTCCCGCTACACCGGCGTAGCCCTCCGCAGCCAGGGAGACCCGGTCCTGTATCTGCAGAACCCTCCCGGCATTCGACCGTCCGACCGCCGGGCCATGCTCGACACGCTCGCCGCCCTCAACGAGAAGACCTACGCCCGATTCGGCGATCCGGAAACGCAGACCCGCATCGCGCAGTACGAAATGGCCTTCCGCATGCAGTCCAGCGTGCCGGAGCTCGTCGACCTCTCCGGCGAAACGAAAGCCACGCTGGAAATGTACGGTCCCGAAGTCCAGGTCCCGGGGACCTTCGCCGCCAGCACGCTGCTGGCCAGACGGATGATCGAACGGGGCGTCCGCGTCGTCCAGCTCCTGCACCGCGGCTGGGATCAGCACGGCAATCTGCCGGACAACATCAGCGCCCAGTGCCGGGATACCGATCAGCCAATCTACGCCCTCCTCACCGACCTCAAACAGCGGGGACTGCTCGATTCGACCCTCGTCGTCTGGGGCGGCGAGTTCGGCCGGACCGTCTACTCGCAGGGAACGCTCACCAAAGAGAACTACGGCCGAGATCACCACCCGAAGAACTTCTGCATGTGGATGGCCGGCGGCGGCATCAAGGGGGGGATCAGTTACGGTGAGACCGACGACTTCAGCTACAACGTCGTCGACAAGCCGGCCCACGTGAACGACCTCAACGCCACGGTTCTCGACTGCCTGGGCATCGATCACGAACGCTTCACCTACAAGTTCCAGGGACTCGAACAACGTCTGACCGGCGTCGAAAGCCCGCATGTGATCAAGGACCTGCTGCTGTAG
- a CDS encoding energy-coupling factor ABC transporter permease — MHIRDGILSPEVCVACGALSLLAVGWSLKKVREDLSDRAVPLTGMMAALIFAGQMVNFPLLGAPVSGHLLGGVLAATVLGPWAGCLAITLVLIVQAVMFSDGGLLSLGANVLNMGVVGAWGGWAIEQVFRRFLGKGGPATIMSAMGAAYLSVLAAAACFCLEFALSQRGTAFRPGTVLSLMVLYHAAIGVGEAIITGLVLGFLWARRPDVVLGHAERGSGGWRAVMWAGLTMALAIAALAAPWASEWPDGLDAVGQSLGFEALATESRPIVLEDYAIPVIPEAWAGASVALAGILGTMVVFGAAIAMGRAAKLSLAGGPLAGNGHGQ; from the coding sequence ATGCATATTCGCGATGGCATCCTGAGTCCCGAAGTCTGCGTGGCGTGCGGTGCGTTGAGCCTGCTGGCGGTGGGCTGGAGTCTCAAGAAGGTCCGCGAAGATCTGTCGGACCGGGCGGTGCCGCTGACCGGCATGATGGCGGCGCTGATTTTTGCGGGTCAGATGGTGAATTTTCCGCTGCTGGGAGCGCCGGTTTCGGGTCACCTGCTGGGGGGCGTGCTTGCCGCGACGGTCCTGGGGCCGTGGGCCGGATGCCTGGCGATCACGCTGGTGCTGATCGTGCAGGCGGTCATGTTCAGCGACGGCGGGCTGCTGTCGCTGGGGGCGAACGTGCTGAATATGGGGGTTGTCGGCGCCTGGGGGGGCTGGGCCATCGAGCAGGTGTTTCGGCGATTTCTCGGGAAGGGCGGCCCGGCGACGATCATGTCGGCGATGGGAGCGGCCTATCTGTCGGTTCTGGCTGCGGCGGCGTGCTTCTGTCTCGAATTCGCCCTGTCACAGCGCGGCACGGCGTTTCGCCCGGGAACCGTGCTGAGCCTGATGGTGCTGTATCACGCGGCGATCGGCGTTGGCGAGGCGATCATTACGGGGCTGGTTCTCGGGTTTCTGTGGGCACGGCGGCCGGATGTGGTGCTGGGACATGCTGAACGGGGTTCCGGCGGTTGGCGCGCGGTGATGTGGGCCGGTCTGACGATGGCGCTGGCGATCGCGGCGCTGGCTGCACCGTGGGCTTCGGAATGGCCGGACGGTCTGGACGCGGTCGGCCAGTCGCTGGGATTCGAGGCTCTGGCGACGGAATCCCGGCCCATCGTGCTGGAGGACTATGCCATACCGGTGATTCCGGAAGCCTGGGCGGGCGCGTCGGTGGCGCTGGCGGGCATTCTGGGGACGATGGTTGTCTTCGGTGCGGCGATCGCGATGGGTCGGGCGGCGAAGCTCTCCCTGGCTGGCGGACCGCTGGCGGGCAACGGGCATGGCCAGTGA
- a CDS encoding energy-coupling factor transporter transmembrane component T family protein has translation MASDIGRKPPPATPCHRLSPGWRLGITLTVLVLAGLLDFNRWPLLGLLTVVVFAGLSLAEVPLEYLLRRLGWFLPPIFLLGLSAPLGQPDEAGWLWAAGLWLRCTVCFLAGLWLIHVLPFPELLATLRRWHVPLVLVAMLGFMYRFLFILWDELDRMKQARAARTSRPVGWRVAWKTSAMMLGQLLLRAWDRAERVHRAMLARGWDGSVKSLDGEWGSGI, from the coding sequence ATGGCCAGTGACATCGGGCGAAAGCCGCCGCCGGCCACCCCCTGTCATCGGCTGTCGCCCGGCTGGCGGCTGGGGATCACGCTGACGGTGCTGGTGCTGGCGGGGTTGCTCGATTTTAACCGCTGGCCGCTGCTGGGGCTGCTGACCGTTGTCGTATTCGCCGGGCTGAGCCTGGCGGAGGTGCCGCTGGAGTATCTGCTGCGGCGGCTGGGCTGGTTTCTGCCGCCGATTTTCCTGCTGGGACTGTCGGCCCCGCTGGGGCAGCCGGACGAGGCGGGCTGGCTGTGGGCGGCGGGGCTATGGCTGCGCTGCACCGTCTGTTTTCTGGCGGGTCTGTGGCTGATTCACGTGCTGCCATTCCCCGAACTGCTGGCGACGCTGCGGCGATGGCACGTGCCGCTGGTGCTGGTGGCGATGCTGGGGTTCATGTACCGGTTTCTGTTCATTTTGTGGGACGAACTGGACCGGATGAAGCAGGCGCGCGCAGCGCGGACGTCTCGGCCGGTCGGCTGGCGCGTGGCGTGGAAGACGTCGGCGATGATGCTCGGTCAACTGCTGCTGCGGGCGTGGGACCGGGCGGAGCGGGTGCACCGCGCGATGCTGGCCCGGGGCTGGGACGGGTCGGTGAAGAGCCTGGATGGGGAGTGGGGGTCAGGGATCTGA